One window from the genome of Enterococcus haemoperoxidus ATCC BAA-382 encodes:
- a CDS encoding VanZ family protein, producing the protein MSVYAAPIKTALIVFPFLAFAISFILVIREYRKYGTFLFRRALILYSFVFYLLCAYFLVILPLPPRAEVAQYTSQYLELRPFYFISRFLQDTVLNIHDPSTFVPALRQGVVLEPVFNILLLVPFGVYLRYYYKLSFKKVVLASFLLSLFFELTQLSGLYFIYPRPYRLADVNDLINNTFGGIVGYAITPMLTFLFPTRDELDEAAYEKGQSVSLFRRFVAFLIDWFVISIVQTIVMFLLNLIPEYKQWFAGYPVLEERLWFFIMVFLVFMLLPKMTNGETIGKKIVRIQVVEKGHEKIRFRALFIRYGYLYFVYGLISLYMTSSADLINSNNRMLQLVSFMLFLLCSFLLLLFFINVFYVLIRKKRRLFYEKASHTYTISTIKREKNTENQ; encoded by the coding sequence ATGTCAGTATACGCTGCACCAATCAAAACAGCCTTGATTGTATTTCCATTTTTAGCTTTTGCCATTTCATTTATTCTTGTTATTCGTGAATATCGGAAATACGGTACTTTTTTATTTAGACGGGCGCTTATTTTATATTCATTTGTTTTCTATTTACTCTGTGCTTATTTTTTGGTTATTTTACCATTACCTCCACGCGCTGAGGTAGCGCAATATACCAGTCAATATTTAGAATTGCGGCCCTTTTATTTTATCAGTCGTTTTTTACAGGATACAGTATTGAATATTCATGATCCAAGTACCTTTGTTCCAGCTCTTAGACAGGGAGTTGTTCTGGAACCCGTATTCAATATTCTATTGCTAGTGCCATTTGGGGTGTATTTACGCTATTATTATAAGCTTTCATTTAAAAAAGTTGTTCTAGCTAGTTTTTTATTGTCATTATTTTTTGAGCTGACACAGTTGAGCGGCTTGTATTTTATTTATCCTAGGCCTTATCGTTTAGCAGATGTAAATGATTTGATCAATAATACGTTTGGTGGAATTGTCGGTTATGCGATTACACCGATGTTGACCTTTTTATTTCCAACAAGAGACGAGTTGGATGAAGCTGCTTATGAAAAAGGACAGTCGGTTAGTTTGTTTAGGCGGTTCGTTGCTTTTTTGATCGATTGGTTTGTGATTTCGATCGTTCAAACAATTGTGATGTTTCTTCTAAATTTAATTCCAGAGTATAAACAATGGTTTGCAGGATATCCAGTGCTAGAAGAACGTCTATGGTTCTTTATTATGGTATTCTTAGTGTTTATGTTGCTGCCAAAAATGACGAATGGTGAAACAATTGGCAAGAAAATTGTGCGTATTCAAGTTGTGGAAAAAGGGCATGAAAAAATTCGATTTAGAGCGTTGTTCATTCGCTATGGTTATTTGTATTTTGTTTATGGTTTGATTAGTTTGTATATGACTAGCTCTGCTGATTTGATAAATTCTAATAATCGTATGTTGCAACTTGTGAGTTTTATGCTATTTCTATTGTGTTCATTTTTATTATTACTGTTTTTCATCAATGTTTTCTATGTGTTGATTAGGAAAAAACGTCGATTATTTTACGAAAAAGCAAGCCATACCTATACGATCAGTACGATAAAAAGAGAGAAAAATACAGAAAATCAATAA